In a single window of the Sulfitobacter indolifex genome:
- a CDS encoding MASE1 domain-containing protein, with the protein MKGTFFARTLSSGALANLDAGFAQSPDKAARRGAHFPSIPSVLGFYAIYLLAAAFGRWMAIVPGAPVTVWPPNGVILAALLIHRRETWPWWIALGIFGEITGNFLWYNSTVTAALGYMVANAAAIFAAGYILAPLFDAPIRRLTTLSQVLGLLVIGVLLSPMISATIGSAFVASEGKSSFADTWPLWWLGDATGTLIATPMTITVVNAWRDGMRLQGRALLEGFVIAGLLVGVTAWDLATGSYYTYLLPLPVLWAALRFEFRGAALAVVGLTFVIGAHGHILGASDSPALSIALMHNRMQFLILTAASIGLIVAAIVRQQKQALLDLAQINAELESRVKERTKDIEMSQKRFEATFKNAGVGISIVSGEGALMRVNDRLAEMLGYSAEEVEGRLLDDFTHPEDIPRGRTALEALKSGAADEYDLEKRYLCKDGSLVWGHTTVSCVRDAKGRISYLIKIIQDITDRKELDENRQMLMREVNHRGKNLLSVVKVIARQTALRSPENFIEAFGERLQALAANQDILVNNGWQQIELDALVRGQLEHFEAIRERVTVVGPPVKVSAHAAQAIGMAMHELATNAAKYGSLSNDVGRVVIDWSVEDGNFSMSWCEQDGPAVSAPTSRGFGTTVIDKLTASSLSADVELTYAPTGLVWKVSCQLATLRDD; encoded by the coding sequence GTGAAGGGGACTTTCTTTGCCCGAACGCTGTCGTCAGGGGCCTTGGCGAACTTGGATGCTGGCTTTGCGCAGAGCCCCGATAAGGCTGCCAGAAGGGGCGCGCACTTTCCCAGTATTCCATCTGTGCTGGGCTTTTATGCGATTTACTTGTTGGCAGCTGCTTTTGGTCGGTGGATGGCGATTGTGCCGGGCGCCCCCGTTACTGTTTGGCCGCCCAATGGCGTGATCCTCGCGGCGTTGCTGATCCACCGCAGAGAAACTTGGCCGTGGTGGATTGCGCTTGGGATCTTCGGAGAGATCACTGGAAACTTCCTGTGGTACAACAGCACCGTCACCGCCGCCCTTGGGTATATGGTCGCTAACGCGGCTGCGATATTTGCGGCGGGCTACATTCTCGCCCCGCTTTTTGACGCCCCCATCCGGCGGTTGACCACGCTGTCCCAGGTTCTGGGGCTGCTGGTCATCGGCGTGCTGTTAAGCCCTATGATCAGCGCAACCATTGGCAGTGCCTTTGTTGCATCAGAAGGCAAAAGCTCCTTTGCAGACACCTGGCCGCTTTGGTGGTTGGGGGATGCCACAGGCACTTTGATTGCCACCCCAATGACAATCACAGTTGTAAATGCCTGGCGTGATGGCATGAGGCTCCAAGGGCGCGCGCTGCTTGAAGGCTTTGTTATTGCAGGTTTGCTGGTGGGCGTCACCGCGTGGGATTTGGCAACAGGGTCTTATTATACATACTTGTTGCCGCTGCCGGTTCTCTGGGCCGCATTGCGATTTGAGTTTCGCGGGGCGGCTCTCGCGGTGGTGGGATTAACATTCGTGATCGGTGCGCATGGGCATATTCTCGGTGCCTCCGATAGCCCTGCTTTGAGCATCGCACTTATGCACAACAGGATGCAGTTCCTGATCCTGACCGCGGCTTCCATTGGATTGATTGTCGCTGCAATTGTGCGCCAGCAAAAGCAGGCGTTGTTGGACTTGGCTCAAATCAACGCGGAACTGGAATCGCGGGTCAAAGAGCGAACAAAAGACATTGAGATGTCTCAGAAGCGCTTTGAGGCCACGTTCAAGAACGCGGGTGTCGGCATCAGCATTGTGAGTGGGGAAGGCGCATTGATGCGCGTCAATGACCGCTTGGCAGAAATGCTTGGCTACAGCGCAGAGGAGGTGGAGGGCCGCCTGCTTGATGACTTCACGCATCCTGAGGATATCCCTCGAGGAAGGACCGCACTTGAGGCGCTTAAATCCGGCGCAGCCGATGAGTACGATTTGGAAAAGCGCTATCTTTGCAAAGATGGAAGTTTGGTATGGGGCCACACCACGGTGAGCTGCGTGCGCGACGCTAAGGGGCGGATCTCCTACCTCATCAAAATCATCCAAGACATTACCGATCGGAAAGAATTGGACGAAAACCGCCAAATGCTGATGCGTGAGGTGAACCATCGCGGCAAAAACTTGCTGTCTGTCGTCAAGGTGATCGCGCGACAAACAGCCCTGCGATCCCCAGAGAACTTCATCGAGGCATTTGGCGAGCGGCTACAGGCTCTTGCGGCCAACCAAGATATCCTGGTGAACAACGGGTGGCAGCAGATTGAGTTGGACGCATTGGTGCGGGGCCAGCTTGAGCATTTTGAAGCAATCAGGGAGCGGGTGACGGTAGTGGGTCCCCCGGTAAAAGTTAGCGCGCACGCAGCGCAGGCGATCGGCATGGCAATGCATGAATTGGCCACAAATGCTGCCAAATATGGAAGTCTGAGCAACGATGTGGGCCGCGTCGTCATCGACTGGTCGGTTGAGGACGGCAATTTTTCTATGTCTTGGTGCGAGCAGGATGGTCCCGCTGTATCAGCGCCAACGTCTCGTGGGTTTGGAACGACTGTGATCGACAAGCTGACGGCCTCATCACTCTCAGCAGATGTCGAGCTCACCTACGCCCCGACCGGGTTGGTTTGGAAAGTGAGTTGCCAACTGGCGACGCTTCGCGATGACTAA
- a CDS encoding endonuclease/exonuclease/phosphatase family protein: MPRDGFDVSVQAQWGRNFDVRPLYWVISGIFVVLTIFPLIRSARWWVRAADFPRLQIATALASLLASYILFIDINDLWDVLYLIFMVPALGLQLVRIFPYTMIAPNQVRKTSSYRRADSIKVMISNVLMENRRATDLLQVVREVDPDLLLVVETDDWWHQKLVPLDELFPYRIKRPQDNYYGMELFSKFELEADDVRFLLSDKIPSIRTGVLLPSGVWIEFFGVHPRPPDPDHDSEGRDGELLLVAKEMRRSKRAAIVAGDLNDVAWSHTTRLFQRMSGALDPRRGRGMFNSFHAGHQLLRWPLDHIFHDTSFTLVELRRLPNIGSDHFPVFAELQYEPSAEAKQDAPKADHEDREEAAEMIQEAREGGADKNLGSPTYEL; encoded by the coding sequence TTGCCGCGTGATGGTTTCGATGTATCTGTTCAAGCACAATGGGGAAGGAATTTTGATGTGAGACCTCTTTACTGGGTCATTTCCGGCATCTTCGTCGTGTTGACGATCTTTCCCCTTATTCGCAGCGCCCGATGGTGGGTGCGGGCGGCTGATTTTCCCCGTCTACAGATCGCCACGGCGCTGGCGTCTCTGCTTGCGAGCTACATTTTATTTATTGACATCAATGACCTGTGGGACGTCCTTTACCTAATTTTTATGGTGCCCGCTCTGGGTCTCCAACTCGTTCGGATCTTTCCCTACACAATGATTGCCCCGAACCAAGTCAGGAAGACCTCCTCATACCGGCGCGCAGATAGCATCAAGGTCATGATTTCGAACGTGCTGATGGAAAACCGCCGGGCGACAGATCTTCTCCAGGTGGTGCGTGAGGTCGATCCAGACCTGCTGCTTGTGGTTGAGACAGACGACTGGTGGCACCAAAAGCTCGTCCCGCTTGATGAGCTGTTCCCCTATCGGATCAAGCGCCCTCAGGACAATTACTACGGCATGGAATTGTTCTCAAAGTTCGAGCTTGAAGCAGATGACGTGCGATTTCTTCTGTCGGACAAAATCCCTTCGATCCGCACCGGCGTGCTTTTACCTTCGGGCGTCTGGATCGAATTTTTTGGGGTCCATCCGCGCCCGCCCGATCCCGATCACGACAGCGAAGGGCGCGATGGCGAGCTTTTGTTGGTTGCTAAAGAAATGCGGCGCTCAAAGCGCGCCGCGATTGTAGCAGGGGATTTGAACGACGTGGCCTGGTCACATACCACGCGGCTCTTCCAGCGTATGAGTGGCGCTCTGGACCCGCGCCGCGGCCGGGGCATGTTCAATTCCTTTCACGCCGGTCATCAGCTGTTGCGATGGCCGCTGGACCATATTTTTCATGATACCTCCTTCACGCTGGTAGAACTGCGCCGTCTTCCTAATATTGGCTCCGATCACTTCCCGGTCTTTGCGGAGCTTCAATACGAGCCATCTGCGGAGGCGAAACAAGACGCCCCAAAAGCTGACCATGAAGATCGAGAAGAAGCCGCAGAGATGATCCAAGAAGCGCGCGAGGGAGGTGCGGACAAAAACTTGGGCTCTCCCACATATGAGCTGTAA
- a CDS encoding Tad domain-containing protein codes for MDCGLRFNWLRDEEGAITLLSLFMFLTALVLGGLAVDSNKVISERTRLQAAADSAAHAALYTREKDGSEAAATKAVETVSGMLSMNKFGSSALLTTDVSFGEWDKSELTFREDSDSDSAVRVYAMMKEERNNASRNLLLGLIGRDTFDIAVESVYSTYFPGCFTEGMVAEGTVDVRSNNSFTSGFCIHSNEYVSMNQGNYFEAGTVVSMPNIEDINIPASGFEKNDGLQTALRDGKYRLRLLNQLPEIIDSFWNAEAEHLPQYVSSNYYHEVDLKEYPGLPPGEQEPKGNAQSLSPYHFMRNAVNRMSCPGSGKMTMDAGLYQQIVFVTNCELKFANGVVFEDAVIATTNKATTSFNSPQGLQIGRNDHCADGGGATLMTLGGFKAASSLSLHNGQILALGDIQFSANAGGVNGASLVSNGRIIGTSNMDMGYCSNSGMENAYRAPYFRVVK; via the coding sequence CTTGGCGGACTTGCTGTGGATTCAAATAAGGTCATTTCCGAGCGGACACGGTTGCAAGCAGCAGCCGATAGCGCAGCTCATGCCGCCCTATACACTCGTGAAAAGGACGGGTCGGAGGCTGCTGCAACCAAAGCCGTGGAAACCGTCAGTGGCATGCTTTCTATGAACAAATTCGGAAGCTCCGCGCTTCTGACGACAGATGTCAGCTTTGGGGAATGGGATAAGAGTGAGCTAACTTTTCGAGAGGATTCAGACTCAGATTCTGCAGTTCGCGTATATGCAATGATGAAAGAAGAACGGAATAATGCTTCCCGCAATCTTCTATTAGGTTTAATAGGCCGGGATACCTTTGATATTGCGGTAGAGTCTGTTTATTCGACCTATTTTCCGGGCTGTTTTACCGAAGGTATGGTCGCTGAAGGAACAGTAGACGTTCGGTCTAACAACAGCTTTACAAGCGGGTTTTGCATTCACTCGAACGAATATGTGAGTATGAACCAAGGCAATTACTTCGAAGCTGGAACAGTGGTTTCGATGCCCAACATCGAAGACATCAATATACCAGCGTCCGGCTTTGAAAAGAACGATGGACTTCAAACTGCCCTCCGCGACGGAAAATATCGCCTCAGGCTCCTTAATCAGCTACCGGAAATTATTGACAGCTTCTGGAACGCCGAGGCTGAACATCTTCCTCAATATGTAAGTTCCAACTACTATCACGAGGTAGATCTAAAAGAGTACCCAGGATTACCACCTGGTGAACAAGAGCCTAAGGGAAATGCGCAATCTCTGAGCCCGTATCACTTTATGCGAAACGCCGTGAACCGAATGTCGTGTCCAGGGTCAGGAAAGATGACGATGGATGCAGGATTGTATCAACAAATCGTATTTGTTACCAACTGCGAACTCAAGTTTGCAAATGGGGTCGTCTTTGAGGACGCCGTCATAGCGACAACTAATAAAGCGACGACATCATTTAATTCTCCTCAAGGTTTACAGATTGGACGTAACGACCATTGCGCGGATGGTGGTGGGGCGACCCTGATGACCCTAGGAGGTTTCAAGGCTGCATCTTCACTAAGTCTCCACAACGGGCAGATATTAGCATTGGGAGATATCCAGTTTTCTGCAAATGCCGGAGGGGTAAATGGGGCGTCCCTTGTCTCTAATGGTCGGATAATCGGTACGAGCAATATGGACATGGGGTACTGTAGCAATTCTGGTATGGAGAACGCCTATCGCGCGCCATACTTTCGGGTGGTGAAATAA
- a CDS encoding DUF2254 domain-containing protein yields MIRSRLKFTIRNLSEKLWIRPLRNAVLAVLIVYVAHLADQLPLQDLVPDISIETVEKLLTVISASMLGVATFAVASMVSAYASAGGSATPRAFALIVADGVSQEALSSFIGAFIFSIVGIIAVKVGFFGVAGRFALFLFTIAIFAWVILTFVRWVDNIARLGRIGNTIEKVDAATREAFDHFHASAPLGGRPVINFPENGVDIYSDELGFIQHIDTGRLDDWAGENNAMIYVRSLPGAFVDPKRPLATVVTRTEKTVLDLDIPLSAFVLAERRTYTNDPRFGLIVMSEIGSRALSPGINDPGTAIEIVVRLSRILRDWTVKQEGEDAQRPQLERVFVPPLEPGDLLEDAYGAISKDGVGSVEVGIWIQRSLALLAQLPEAGIRQAAQVQAKLALERAERELSFPHDLARVRRAHDAVSKLKLH; encoded by the coding sequence ATGATCCGCAGCCGGTTGAAGTTCACCATCCGAAATCTCAGCGAAAAGCTTTGGATCAGGCCCCTGCGCAATGCGGTGCTCGCAGTTCTGATCGTCTATGTCGCACATCTTGCCGACCAGCTGCCGCTGCAGGATCTGGTGCCCGACATCAGCATTGAGACGGTAGAGAAGCTGCTGACGGTGATCTCAGCCAGCATGCTTGGCGTGGCTACTTTTGCTGTGGCCTCCATGGTCTCTGCCTATGCCTCCGCCGGGGGCAGTGCGACACCGCGTGCTTTTGCGCTGATCGTTGCAGATGGCGTGTCTCAAGAGGCTTTGTCGAGCTTCATCGGTGCCTTCATCTTCAGCATCGTCGGCATCATCGCCGTCAAAGTCGGCTTTTTCGGCGTGGCGGGGCGCTTTGCGCTCTTTTTGTTTACCATCGCGATATTTGCCTGGGTGATCCTCACCTTCGTACGTTGGGTCGACAACATTGCCCGGCTCGGCCGCATTGGAAACACGATCGAAAAAGTCGACGCCGCGACACGAGAGGCTTTTGATCATTTCCACGCCTCAGCACCTCTCGGCGGCAGACCGGTCATCAATTTCCCCGAGAATGGCGTGGATATCTACTCTGATGAGCTTGGGTTCATCCAGCACATCGACACAGGCCGGCTTGACGACTGGGCAGGAGAAAATAACGCGATGATCTACGTCAGAAGCCTGCCCGGTGCCTTTGTCGACCCTAAGCGCCCACTTGCGACAGTCGTGACACGCACAGAGAAGACTGTGCTAGATCTGGACATACCGCTGAGTGCCTTCGTCTTGGCTGAGCGCCGCACCTATACCAACGACCCCCGCTTTGGCCTAATTGTCATGTCAGAGATCGGGTCTCGCGCCCTGTCGCCCGGCATTAATGATCCAGGAACGGCAATTGAAATTGTCGTGCGCCTGTCGCGTATCCTCCGCGATTGGACTGTAAAGCAAGAGGGTGAAGACGCACAGCGCCCCCAACTCGAGCGGGTGTTTGTGCCTCCGCTTGAGCCCGGTGATCTTCTCGAAGACGCTTATGGCGCAATCAGCAAAGATGGCGTGGGGTCGGTAGAAGTTGGTATCTGGATACAAAGATCGCTCGCCTTGTTGGCGCAGCTACCAGAGGCGGGCATCCGACAAGCCGCTCAAGTGCAGGCCAAGCTCGCCTTGGAACGAGCGGAGCGGGAGTTGTCGTTTCCCCATGATCTAGCGCGGGTGCGCCGCGCGCATGACGCCGTGTCCAAGCTCAAGCTCCATTAA
- a CDS encoding c-type cytochrome, with protein MYLGKFSWLALVCGTAALAEPSLERGKYLVEGPAACGNCHTPIGPEGPVAEMQLAGRLVEKTPDFTAIAPNITPGGRVAEWTDEDLARAIREGVTPGGSRVIGPPMPIALYSRLSDDDVYSIVQYLRTVPAVENDPGDSVYSFPLPPAYGPPVGTVPHPEEGVTVAYGEYLAGPVAHCIECHSPMGPMGPDWVNQLGAGGFEFHGPWGSSVSANLTSHAEDGLAAWTDAELKQMITRGVRPDGVKMMPPMGYGYYSQISPEDLDAILLYLRQLPALPDPT; from the coding sequence ATGTATTTGGGGAAATTCTCATGGCTTGCACTTGTCTGCGGGACAGCGGCACTTGCCGAGCCGAGCTTGGAACGAGGCAAATACCTTGTTGAGGGGCCAGCAGCTTGCGGAAATTGTCATACGCCCATCGGGCCTGAGGGTCCTGTCGCGGAGATGCAACTCGCAGGGCGTCTTGTGGAGAAGACGCCAGACTTTACCGCCATCGCCCCCAACATCACGCCAGGCGGACGCGTCGCAGAATGGACCGATGAAGACCTTGCCCGCGCCATCCGCGAGGGGGTAACTCCCGGCGGTTCTCGGGTCATCGGCCCTCCCATGCCCATCGCACTCTACAGCCGACTATCGGACGACGACGTCTATTCTATTGTCCAATATCTCCGGACCGTGCCGGCTGTCGAGAATGACCCAGGCGACAGCGTCTACAGCTTTCCCCTGCCCCCCGCATATGGGCCACCCGTGGGCACGGTTCCCCACCCCGAGGAAGGCGTCACGGTAGCATATGGTGAGTATCTTGCCGGCCCGGTTGCCCATTGCATTGAATGCCACAGCCCGATGGGCCCAATGGGCCCCGATTGGGTCAATCAGCTCGGCGCAGGGGGATTTGAGTTCCATGGTCCCTGGGGAAGCTCTGTCTCAGCAAACCTGACGTCCCATGCGGAGGATGGCCTTGCCGCTTGGACCGACGCAGAGCTCAAACAGATGATTACGCGCGGTGTGCGCCCTGATGGGGTAAAGATGATGCCGCCGATGGGGTATGGCTATTACAGCCAGATCAGCCCCGAGGATCTTGATGCTATCCTCCTTTATCTGCGGCAGCTGCCCGCCCTGCCTGACCCAACATAG